The genomic window ATCCCTCTCTCTCCATACTTCGCTCTTTAAGGAGCTTCGTATGGCAGGCCATTCATTTCAAATGATGAAGTCATATTTTAAAAAATATCTTAGCCCATTCTAACTTGACATATTACTTAGCAAATCAAAAATAGAAATTTGCGCCTATAGCTCAACTGGATAGAGCGTCAGACTACGGATCTGAAGGTTAAAGGTTCAACTCCTTTTAGGCGCACCAACCTACGCTTTTACAAAGCTCCGGTTGGCGCGGCCAGTACTTAAGGTTTCTTTACTAGATTAATATCTATCGCAAAAGCGAAGGTTGCCCGCCGAAGTTTTAACGTAGGCTGGGCTTATTCGAAATACGCACAATCAAAGAACTACCAAACTGCTAAATAATCTATGTTTTATGTTTATGTACTCCGCTCTCTTGCCTGCCCTGAACAGATATATATTGGCTATACATCTAATCTTAGCAACAGATTATTGATGCATAATAATTCTCAAGTTCCTCATACTTCAAAATATACACCATGGGAATTTATCTCATTTTTTGCTTTTAAAGAGAAGATGAAAGCTATCAATTTTGAAATTTATCTAAAAAGCGGATCCGGCAAAGAATTTTTAAAAAAACGTCTCCTATAAATCTTCGCTTTTACACAACTCTAGAAATTTATCCTTAGATATTCTATCTTCAAGAAATAAGATACAATCATATCTAAGGAGATAGACAATGAAACTAAAAACAATTCCTTCAACAATTCTGATGTTTTTTCTTGTTTCTGTTTCAGCGCTAGAAGCTGGAGAAACACAAGGCTTTTTAACCAATCAAGAAATTAATCTTTTTCACCTACAAGGGTACATTGTAAAAAGGCAATGTTTCACCAAAGAGGAAGTTGATCAATTACGACATCATGTTGAAGCAACCATTGAGCGGACCATCAAGGAAATCCAACAATCTAACGATCAATCTTTGTCCGAACGTGAACAAACAGTTCACATTGATGGATCACGCATTATCTTTAAACGAAAGTCCCCTGAATCACTATCAATTGCTCGCATAAATGGCGTAGGCGGCATGCAGCCGGCAGTACTCGACACTATGCGGTCTGAAAAAATGATTCGCACCTATTTTGAATTATTAAATACTACAGATTTAGAACACATCATCTGTCAACTTCATCCTAAAATGCCAGGTGATGGTATTGCTTTTCCAAGGCATCGCGACATTCAATTCCGCAAAACATTTGATCCTCATTGGACCGATATTTTAGGTAATGGCAGCTATGCCATCTGCATTATCGCCCTTGATCACATGACACAAGAAAATGGTGGATTGTGGATTGATAAGAATAATTATCCAGAAGATCAAGGATTAGAAGAGGATATCGTTTGGATAGATGCTCATCCAGGAGATTTACTCTTCATGCATCCCCGTGTTTTTCATGGCAGTGGTCCCAATATGTCTCCAACGGCAAGCAGAAAAACTCTACTGACCGGATTTTGCGCATTCGGTGCAAACCACAAACAATACCCTGGAGCTGATGTTAATGTACGCCTCACGCTCATGAAAGATAGCACTATTGCAAAACAACCAATAGTTTGGGAAGAATCCTCTACTGCATTGGCTGGCCATTAAAAAAATTATCATGATGAAAAACTCAATAAAACATTATCGCATCATTGGCCTAGCAATACTGTGTTCAAATATTCAAGCACGCAATCCACATGATCTGGTGGACATCTCTACAATTAATAAAAATATTGTGCTTGATATGCGCTATGCTAGCGAAAATAATTTTACCAAGAAGAAAATTTACACCAGCGCTCGCTGTTTTTTACGCACATCGGTTGCACACAAACTTGATGCCGTTCAAAAAGAACTTGAAAAAAAAGGACTTGGTCTAAAAATATGGGATGGCTATCGCCCACTTTCGGCACAAAGAATCATGTGGAATTTAATACATGATAGTCGCTATGTCGAAAATCCAGCCAAAGGATCTCGGCACAACAGAGGTTGCGCCGTTGATGTTACGTTAGTCACCAAGAAAGGCAAAGAATTACTTATGCCCACTGGATTTGATGATTTTAGTGAAAGAGCTCATACGAATTATATGAAGCTACCAAGGCAAGCCATTAAGAACCGCCAGCTCCTTCAAGGCATCATGATTAAACATGGTTTTTTGTCTATGCGCTTTGAATGGTGGCACTTTGATGAAGCCAATTGGCAACAGTGCCCAATTTTGGATATTGATATCGAAAAGTTAACATAAGCCCAATATGCAATATTTTAATTGCACAATCTATTTAATATTTGCTTTCTTAAGCTCATGATTAACATCGATAAGAAACTTAGTTTGGAAAATCCGTTCAGTTTTTGAATCTTTAATAATACATTTTGTTTTCATTGCAATAGAAACAATACCCGCAATACCTAGAACCTCTTTTGCTACAACAAAAATCTTTTGTTCAGTGTTAACATAAACACTTTCTCTGGCAATATTTTCAAGTATTTCTTTCACTTTAAACAAGTCTGATTCTGGACGAACATAAATATCAACAGTAGCCATCATCCCAAGCTCTCCTGCGCTGCTTGAACTCACAACGTCATTTAAAAAGCGATAATTAGGAATCGTAACAACATCTTCATTGAGAGTTAACAATTTTACTGATACTAATCCTATACTCATGATATCGCCATACGTATCTTGAAAGGCGATACGATCTCCAACTTGAAATGGTTTATCTATGAGCAAAACCAATCCAGCAATCAAAGATTGAAAGAGCTCCTTGGCACCCAAGCCAATAGCAACTCCCATGCTTATTAAAAAGCCTAAATACACTTCTTGGGTTGGTTCAAACACAATAACAATCGTTATGAAAAATCCCAGACAATAAATCATAAAATTAAGAAATGGCACCCACAATAAAATAGCCATTCTTTTGGTAGGAAATTTTCTTGTTAATAAAGCAGAAAAACCTCTAATTACTCTTGTAATGAGTGTAAGAATAATCAAAACCACTATAAAAATAATTACATCTTCCACAGCAGTTTTGGAAAGAAAGTTACGCAACTGATCTAGTTTAAGCATTGGTTCTCACATTAATAGTATGGTTATTAAACTTTTCCAATACAATAAACTATTCGAATCACACACTTCAATAGAAAAATTGATTTAGTGCAACCTCTGGCCATTGGGTGCTTTAGAACCAACCGTCACGAGACATATTGCGCCAACGCCACCAAAGAGGTCCTTCCTCATAACTCTATAACGCTTTATAAATAGCCCCAAGATGGCGGCCTTTTTGGGCATAGTCTAAGCCGTAGCCGACCACAAAGTCAGAAGCAATTTCAAAGCCAATATAATCCACCGGCACATGAATTTTAATGGCATCTTTTTTATAGAGTAACGTAGCAATTTTAATAGATGCTGGATTTAAAGCAGTGATATGCTTAATGATAAAATCCATCGATAAACCAGAGTCAATAATATCTTCCACAATAATAATATCGCGCACTGCAATTGAGCGGCTCACATCTTTTGACATGCGCACAGTTCCCGATGATTTTGTGTGATCGCCATAACTAGAAATTTGAATGAAATCGATTTCGCAATCAACGCCAGCCGCACGCACAAGATCAGCAAAAAACATAAACGATCCATTCAACACACCAATAAAAATGGGGCTTCTATCAGCATAGTCAATTCTAATAGCGCGACCAAGATCTTGAACTCTTGCATCAAGTTTTTCTTGCGAAATAAATTCAGCAAACTCTTTTTGATTCACGGTGCATGAACAATGAATATCTTGAGGCGCCGCAAATGTCACAAGAGCGAATAACATTAATGAGAAAGAAAAGAATGTAATAACATATTTTTTCATAGCAGATCCTTTGTTGAATAGAGTGTCCCATAAATAATAAAGGAAACAGTATAACAAAAAAAATCGACCTGGATACTATTTCATTCTTAATCTTGAGGCAGAAAGCCATCTAACTGCGCATCCCACAATTTTTTGTACATTCCGCCCTGCGCAAGCAATTCTTTATGCGAGGCATCTCCAACGATTGCCCCTTGATCGAATACTAAAATACGATCCATGTGCAATAACGTTGAAAGACGATGAGCAACCACAATAGTAGTTTTTCCTTGCATAAGATTCCACAATGATTCCTGAATCTTGCGTTCGGTAATTGAATCAAGCTGGGATGTTGCTTCATCCAACATTAAGATTGGCGCATTTTTGAGTATGGCTCGCGCAATAGCAATACGTTGGCGCTGTCCACCAGAAATTTTGGCACCACGTTCACCAACTGGTGCGTTGTACCCTAATGGCTGCTGAATAGCAAATTCATGCACATGAGCTTTTTTTGCAGCTTCGATTACTTGCTCGTCAGTCGCATCGGCTTTTCCGTAACGAATGTTTTCCATGAGTGTTCGGTGGAACAAACCCGGCTCTTGCGGAATCATGCCAATATTCAAATGCAAAGACTCTTGCGTCACATCTTTAATATCTTGTCCATCGATAAGAATTCGACCAGAAGTCACATCAAACAACCTCAAAATAAGATTAATGAATGTTGATTTGCCGCTGCCAGAATAACCCACAAGACCAACTTTTTGTCCCGGGCGTATGGTAATCGATTTATCCTGAAACAAAACTTCAGCATCTTTATAATGAAATTGCACGGCATCAAAAACAATTTCACCTTTGCTCACCCCTAAAGATGTAGCATTGGGTTTATCCTGAATTTCAAGCGGTACATAAAAAGTTTTGAGTGCCTGGTCTACTGCGCCCCATTGTTCGTTAACCGTGCGTACGTTTTCTGACATATGCCACAAACTATCAATAATCCACATATTAATAGACAAAATTAAAGCAAAGTCACCGGGCGTTACACTTCCCTGACCATACAAACGAATAAGAAGCAGCAAGCAAATCGTTTGATATAAGGCAAAACTAATCCCTTGGACAGAATAAAATTTTAGCAAAAACCATCGGCGCGTCGTTGCTGCTTCAAGATACTCACCTTGCACAACATCCAAAGCCTTTAATTCACGTTTTTTAGCCGCAAATAATTTTACTGTTAATATATTGCCAATCACATCTACAATATGCCCAACAATTTTTACTACTGCTTCAGCACTATTATTAGCCAAGTAGCCAAATCGATTTATTGTGCCAATCGACATTCCCACAATGAAAATTGACCAAACAAAAATAGCGATAGCAAACCAAATATGCACCTGCCATAACATGTACATGGCAACAATTAAGGCAAGCATATTGGTAAAGTAGCTCGTGATAATTGTTGAAATAATTTTTGGTGTATAGCTTGCTAAATCACTAATTTTTGCAGCAAGACCACCCGCAAAATGACTCTGAAAAAAACGAT from Candidatus Dependentiae bacterium includes these protein-coding regions:
- the hpt gene encoding hypoxanthine phosphoribosyltransferase, translating into MKKYVITFFSFSLMLFALVTFAAPQDIHCSCTVNQKEFAEFISQEKLDARVQDLGRAIRIDYADRSPIFIGVLNGSFMFFADLVRAAGVDCEIDFIQISSYGDHTKSSGTVRMSKDVSRSIAVRDIIIVEDIIDSGLSMDFIIKHITALNPASIKIATLLYKKDAIKIHVPVDYIGFEIASDFVVGYGLDYAQKGRHLGAIYKAL
- the ddpX gene encoding D-alanyl-D-alanine dipeptidase, producing MMKNSIKHYRIIGLAILCSNIQARNPHDLVDISTINKNIVLDMRYASENNFTKKKIYTSARCFLRTSVAHKLDAVQKELEKKGLGLKIWDGYRPLSAQRIMWNLIHDSRYVENPAKGSRHNRGCAVDVTLVTKKGKELLMPTGFDDFSERAHTNYMKLPRQAIKNRQLLQGIMIKHGFLSMRFEWWHFDEANWQQCPILDIDIEKLT
- a CDS encoding phytanoyl-CoA dioxygenase family protein, giving the protein MKLKTIPSTILMFFLVSVSALEAGETQGFLTNQEINLFHLQGYIVKRQCFTKEEVDQLRHHVEATIERTIKEIQQSNDQSLSEREQTVHIDGSRIIFKRKSPESLSIARINGVGGMQPAVLDTMRSEKMIRTYFELLNTTDLEHIICQLHPKMPGDGIAFPRHRDIQFRKTFDPHWTDILGNGSYAICIIALDHMTQENGGLWIDKNNYPEDQGLEEDIVWIDAHPGDLLFMHPRVFHGSGPNMSPTASRKTLLTGFCAFGANHKQYPGADVNVRLTLMKDSTIAKQPIVWEESSTALAGH
- a CDS encoding ABC transporter ATP-binding protein yields the protein MRVTRFLWQSIYPFRFYLIGPILVMTLYAIDGSLRPYLIKLMTNITATSSGAAAVAQLWPIAFFFIGLQFLVPIAWRFHDWCALKYEPALKNHIAKSMLDHITQYDYRFFQSHFAGGLAAKISDLASYTPKIISTIITSYFTNMLALIVAMYMLWQVHIWFAIAIFVWSIFIVGMSIGTINRFGYLANNSAEAVVKIVGHIVDVIGNILTVKLFAAKKRELKALDVVQGEYLEAATTRRWFLLKFYSVQGISFALYQTICLLLLIRLYGQGSVTPGDFALILSINMWIIDSLWHMSENVRTVNEQWGAVDQALKTFYVPLEIQDKPNATSLGVSKGEIVFDAVQFHYKDAEVLFQDKSITIRPGQKVGLVGYSGSGKSTFINLILRLFDVTSGRILIDGQDIKDVTQESLHLNIGMIPQEPGLFHRTLMENIRYGKADATDEQVIEAAKKAHVHEFAIQQPLGYNAPVGERGAKISGGQRQRIAIARAILKNAPILMLDEATSQLDSITERKIQESLWNLMQGKTTIVVAHRLSTLLHMDRILVFDQGAIVGDASHKELLAQGGMYKKLWDAQLDGFLPQD
- a CDS encoding mechanosensitive ion channel, which codes for MLKLDQLRNFLSKTAVEDVIIFIVVLIILTLITRVIRGFSALLTRKFPTKRMAILLWVPFLNFMIYCLGFFITIVIVFEPTQEVYLGFLISMGVAIGLGAKELFQSLIAGLVLLIDKPFQVGDRIAFQDTYGDIMSIGLVSVKLLTLNEDVVTIPNYRFLNDVVSSSSAGELGMMATVDIYVRPESDLFKVKEILENIARESVYVNTEQKIFVVAKEVLGIAGIVSIAMKTKCIIKDSKTERIFQTKFLIDVNHELKKANIK
- a CDS encoding GIY-YIG nuclease family protein, whose product is MFYVYVLRSLACPEQIYIGYTSNLSNRLLMHNNSQVPHTSKYTPWEFISFFAFKEKMKAINFEIYLKSGSGKEFLKKRLL